One segment of Zhihengliuella halotolerans DNA contains the following:
- a CDS encoding Gfo/Idh/MocA family protein yields the protein MKTLTLGLVGVGRIGQMHARNLLAVGEDLARRDVRLEIVLADVAIDFARTVAADLGVRAADSVEDLIASGVDGLLIATGTATHPELIRAGVAAGVPVFCEKPVSSDVVSALPLLREIEAAGGVVQIGHQRRFDAGYLAAKRAYDSGDLGWIHGLRAVTGDMFPPAVDFLATSGGLFRDCSVHDFDMLRWLTGREIVEVYARGSNNGDPAIGSVGDVDTALAVLTLDDGTVATASATRYNGAGHDVRLEIQGSNGSIVVGLDDKSALRSAEPGVGFPAGSPHTTFAERFHDAYVAELAAFVEVVLGERVNPCTPFDAVAASLVADAAQLSLRDGAPVRVPSLAAVIDGTEQPLPAVGLVPARD from the coding sequence ATGAAAACTCTCACCCTCGGATTGGTGGGCGTCGGCCGCATCGGTCAGATGCACGCCCGCAACCTCCTCGCGGTCGGCGAGGACCTCGCTCGGCGAGACGTCCGTCTTGAGATCGTGCTCGCCGACGTGGCCATCGACTTCGCGCGCACGGTGGCTGCCGACCTCGGCGTCCGCGCCGCCGACAGCGTCGAGGACCTGATCGCCTCCGGCGTCGACGGCCTGCTGATCGCGACCGGCACCGCGACGCACCCGGAGCTGATCCGAGCGGGCGTCGCCGCCGGCGTGCCGGTGTTCTGCGAAAAACCGGTGTCCTCCGACGTCGTCTCGGCGCTGCCGCTGCTGCGCGAGATCGAGGCCGCCGGCGGTGTGGTCCAGATCGGCCACCAGCGGCGGTTCGACGCCGGTTACCTCGCGGCCAAGCGCGCCTATGATTCCGGAGACCTCGGTTGGATCCACGGCCTGCGCGCCGTCACCGGTGACATGTTCCCACCCGCCGTCGATTTCCTGGCCACTTCCGGCGGCTTGTTCCGCGACTGCTCCGTGCACGACTTCGACATGCTGCGCTGGCTGACGGGGCGGGAGATCGTCGAGGTCTACGCGCGCGGCTCGAACAACGGCGATCCGGCGATCGGATCGGTGGGCGACGTCGACACGGCGCTCGCCGTCTTGACGCTCGACGACGGGACGGTCGCGACGGCCTCCGCGACCCGCTACAACGGGGCCGGGCACGACGTGCGCCTGGAGATCCAGGGGTCGAACGGCTCGATCGTGGTCGGCCTCGACGACAAGAGCGCCCTGCGCTCAGCCGAGCCCGGCGTCGGCTTCCCGGCCGGCAGCCCGCACACGACGTTCGCGGAGCGCTTCCACGACGCCTACGTCGCGGAGCTCGCGGCGTTCGTCGAGGTGGTGCTGGGGGAGCGGGTCAACCCGTGTACGCCGTTCGACGCCGTCGCCGCTTCGCTGGTCGCGGACGCCGCCCAGCTGTCTCTGCGCGACGGCGCCCCGGTCCGGGTCCCCTCGCTGGCCGCGGTGATCGACGGCACCGAGCAGCCGCTGCCGGCCGTCGGTCTGGTTCCCGCCCGCGACTAA
- a CDS encoding App1 family protein — MSATSNAGDDSQQRDHVGFRLENSWHAFRERHSRSRGHVPTVTPFRGYGVSGRVDASSFPTVAADHAAGDDGAHGWVRILARVVLARPGAFFNGLRHSKVVADGVRGWRNFISPPIPYAEVEARVGGKTFYLDADRGGVLDVRIAVDLEPGWHDVVLISEGSEPATVAVQVIDEKAQSGIICDVDDTVVVTALPRPLLAAWNSFVLSEHARVATPGMAVMMERLVSKAPGGPVLYLSTGAWNAAATLTRFLSRNLYPKGTLLLTDWGPTEHRWFRSGMQHKVDELRRLAEEFPAVRWILIGDDGQHDPEIYAEFAKRHPDQVRAIVIRQLTPSEAVLAGGRSDHTVNATPGVPWVYGPDGHTICSQLRRLGVI, encoded by the coding sequence ATGTCCGCAACCAGCAACGCCGGGGATGACTCCCAGCAACGGGACCACGTCGGGTTTCGCCTCGAGAACTCCTGGCACGCCTTCCGCGAACGCCATTCGCGGTCGCGCGGCCACGTCCCGACCGTCACCCCGTTCCGTGGCTACGGGGTCAGCGGGCGCGTGGACGCGTCCTCGTTCCCGACGGTCGCCGCCGATCACGCAGCGGGCGACGACGGCGCGCACGGCTGGGTACGCATCCTCGCCCGCGTGGTGCTCGCCCGCCCGGGCGCCTTCTTCAACGGGCTGCGCCACTCCAAGGTCGTCGCCGATGGCGTGCGCGGCTGGCGCAACTTCATCTCCCCTCCGATCCCCTACGCCGAGGTCGAGGCGCGGGTGGGCGGGAAGACGTTCTACCTCGACGCCGACCGCGGCGGCGTGCTCGACGTGCGCATCGCCGTCGACCTCGAGCCGGGCTGGCACGACGTCGTGCTGATTTCCGAGGGCTCGGAGCCCGCGACCGTGGCCGTACAGGTCATCGATGAGAAGGCCCAGTCCGGGATCATCTGCGACGTCGACGACACGGTCGTCGTCACCGCGCTGCCGCGGCCCCTGCTCGCGGCTTGGAACTCGTTTGTGCTCTCCGAGCACGCCCGCGTCGCGACGCCCGGGATGGCCGTGATGATGGAGCGGCTCGTCTCGAAGGCCCCGGGAGGCCCGGTGCTGTACCTCTCGACCGGCGCCTGGAACGCGGCGGCGACGCTGACCCGCTTCCTCAGCCGCAACCTGTACCCCAAGGGAACCCTCCTGCTCACCGACTGGGGCCCGACCGAGCACCGCTGGTTCCGTTCGGGCATGCAGCACAAGGTCGACGAGCTGCGGCGCCTCGCGGAGGAATTCCCCGCGGTGCGCTGGATCCTCATCGGAGACGACGGGCAGCACGACCCCGAGATCTACGCGGAGTTCGCCAAGCGCCACCCCGACCAGGTGCGCGCGATCGTGATCCGCCAGCTCACGCCGTCGGAGGCCGTGCTTGCGGGCGGCCGCTCCGACCACACGGTCAACGCGACGCCCGGGGTGCCGTGGGTCTACGGCCCGGACGGGCACACGATCTGCTCGCAGCTGCGCCGACTCGGCGTCATCTAG
- a CDS encoding ABC transporter permease, which produces MSAAPKTASPEVPRVVDERVAKRSVIGQLMSRPEVGALVGAVAVFVFFSIVAPTFSQPTSIATVLYGASTIGIMVVGVSLLMIGGEFDLSTGVAVVSSALMASLFSWYFVTNVWVGVVVALILSLAIGCINGLILIRTKLPSFIVTLAMFLMLTGLNLALTRLIGGSVSSPSISEMDGFGAAKAVFASTIPVFGVPIRITVVYWILLVIIATHLLMRTRVGNWIFAVGGDQHAARAVGVPVVGTKIGLFMGVGFCAWLLGMHNLFAFNTVQSGEGVGNEFLYIIGAVIGGCLLTGGYGSAIGGAIGALIFGMASAGIVYAQWNPDWFKFFLGLMLLLATIVNMVVKKRAERSK; this is translated from the coding sequence ATGAGCGCCGCACCGAAAACGGCGTCACCGGAGGTGCCACGGGTGGTCGACGAGCGGGTGGCCAAGCGCTCGGTCATCGGTCAGCTGATGAGTCGCCCAGAAGTCGGCGCCCTCGTCGGAGCGGTCGCCGTCTTCGTGTTCTTCTCGATCGTCGCGCCGACCTTCAGCCAGCCGACCTCCATCGCCACGGTCCTCTACGGGGCGTCGACGATCGGCATCATGGTCGTCGGAGTATCGCTGCTGATGATCGGCGGCGAATTCGATCTCTCGACCGGCGTCGCCGTCGTCTCCTCCGCGCTCATGGCCTCGCTGTTCAGCTGGTACTTCGTCACCAACGTCTGGGTCGGCGTCGTCGTCGCCCTGATCCTGTCGCTGGCCATCGGCTGCATCAACGGGCTGATCCTGATTCGCACCAAACTGCCGAGCTTCATCGTCACACTGGCCATGTTCCTCATGCTCACCGGGCTGAATCTGGCGCTCACGCGGTTGATCGGCGGTTCCGTCTCCTCCCCGTCGATCTCCGAGATGGACGGTTTCGGGGCGGCGAAAGCCGTCTTCGCGTCGACGATCCCCGTGTTCGGTGTGCCGATCAGGATCACGGTTGTCTATTGGATCCTGCTGGTGATCATCGCCACGCACCTGTTGATGCGCACCCGCGTGGGCAACTGGATCTTCGCGGTCGGCGGCGACCAGCACGCGGCCCGCGCCGTGGGTGTGCCCGTGGTCGGCACCAAGATCGGCCTCTTCATGGGTGTCGGCTTCTGCGCCTGGCTGCTCGGCATGCACAACCTGTTCGCCTTCAACACGGTGCAGTCGGGTGAGGGCGTCGGCAACGAATTCCTGTACATCATCGGCGCCGTGATCGGCGGCTGCCTGCTGACCGGCGGCTACGGCTCGGCGATCGGTGGCGCCATCGGCGCCCTGATCTTCGGCATGGCTTCAGCCGGAATCGTCTATGCGCAGTGGAACCCCGACTGGTTCAAGTTCTTCCTGGGGTTGATGCTGCTGCTGGCAACCATCGTCAACATGGTCGTGAAGAAGCGCGCCGAGAGGAGCAAGTGA
- a CDS encoding acyl-CoA thioesterase gives MTGRRLTVEVPMRWADMDAYGHINNVNLVRMMEEARIGAFGVPGGTGLPRVDPAVDLFSRVGDDTQTLVVEHRVRYVRPLDYRNVPAIVDVWVSAVKPATFELSYLFRDPVDGHECVRASTTLAFFSAVDERLLRIPAEHRDALREFLGDPLFT, from the coding sequence ATGACGGGACGCAGACTGACCGTCGAGGTGCCGATGCGGTGGGCCGACATGGACGCCTACGGCCACATCAACAATGTGAACCTCGTGCGCATGATGGAGGAAGCGCGCATCGGCGCCTTCGGCGTGCCCGGGGGGACCGGTCTACCGCGAGTCGACCCCGCCGTCGACCTCTTCTCGAGGGTCGGCGACGACACGCAGACCCTCGTCGTCGAGCACAGGGTCCGCTACGTGCGCCCGCTGGACTATCGCAACGTGCCCGCGATCGTCGACGTCTGGGTCTCCGCGGTCAAACCCGCCACGTTCGAGCTGAGCTACCTGTTTCGCGACCCCGTCGACGGGCACGAGTGCGTGCGCGCGTCCACGACGCTCGCGTTCTTCTCCGCCGTCGACGAGCGGCTGTTGCGGATCCCAGCGGAACACCGCGACGCACTGCGCGAGTTCCTCGGCGACCCGCTCTTCACCTGA
- a CDS encoding substrate-binding domain-containing protein has protein sequence MNQNSSWRRPLAAVLLVPLLTLAACSSSGGREVPAGDDAGTAGQTATTEAMKIGFVTHAVPGDTFWDIVRAGAEEAAAKDNVELVYASDPEGGRQARLVQQYIDQDVDGIAVTMAKPEAMKDVIAAAGAAGIPVVSLNAGEEKALEYGAFTHFGQDEAVAGEAAGTALEEAGVTHPICVIQEQGHVGLEARCAGIKSVLPDTENLYVQGTDMTQVAATATAELQSNSDADAIVGLGGPFTMTLLDAAKDTGADVQVASFDLNEELAGAIADGDVLFTIDQQPWLQGYMAVDSLWQNHRGGFELGGGVATLTGPSVIDSSNVEAVQQFAAEGVR, from the coding sequence ATGAATCAGAACAGCTCCTGGCGCCGCCCCTTGGCCGCCGTACTACTCGTCCCACTTCTGACCCTCGCCGCGTGTTCGTCGTCGGGCGGGCGGGAGGTTCCAGCCGGAGACGACGCCGGTACTGCCGGCCAGACCGCCACGACCGAGGCGATGAAGATCGGTTTTGTCACCCATGCCGTCCCCGGGGACACGTTCTGGGATATCGTCCGCGCCGGCGCCGAGGAAGCCGCTGCCAAGGACAACGTCGAACTGGTCTACGCCTCGGATCCCGAGGGAGGCCGGCAGGCCCGCCTCGTCCAGCAGTACATCGACCAGGACGTGGACGGCATCGCCGTGACCATGGCCAAGCCCGAGGCCATGAAGGACGTCATCGCGGCCGCCGGCGCCGCCGGCATCCCGGTCGTCTCCCTCAACGCCGGTGAGGAGAAGGCCCTCGAGTACGGCGCGTTCACCCACTTCGGCCAGGACGAGGCAGTGGCGGGCGAGGCCGCCGGCACGGCGCTGGAGGAAGCCGGCGTCACACACCCGATCTGCGTCATCCAGGAGCAGGGTCACGTCGGTCTCGAAGCCCGTTGCGCCGGCATCAAGTCCGTGCTCCCGGATACCGAGAACCTCTACGTGCAGGGCACCGACATGACCCAGGTCGCCGCCACGGCCACCGCCGAGCTCCAGTCCAACTCCGACGCCGATGCGATCGTGGGTCTGGGCGGACCGTTCACGATGACACTGCTCGACGCCGCGAAGGACACGGGGGCGGACGTCCAGGTCGCGTCGTTCGATCTCAACGAGGAGCTGGCGGGCGCTATCGCCGACGGGGACGTGCTCTTCACGATCGACCAGCAGCCGTGGCTGCAGGGCTACATGGCCGTCGACTCCCTCTGGCAGAACCACCGCGGAGGCTTCGAGCTCGGCGGCGGGGTCGCCACGCTGACCGGCCCGAGCGTCATCGATTCCTCCAACGTGGAGGCCGTGCAGCAGTTCGCGGCGGAGGGCGTCCGATGA
- a CDS encoding ATP-binding cassette domain-containing protein → MIAFTGKPLISLAGVGKRYGSIIALRDVDMDVEAGKVTCVLGDNGAGKSTLIKIIAGLHRHDDGDLLVDGESTSFHSPREALDAGIATVYQDLAVVPLMPVWRNFFLGSELTRRIGPLKLLDVERMKEITRKELSDMGIDLRDVEQPIGTLSGGERQCVAIARAVYFGAKVLILDEPTAALGVKQAGVVLRYILQARDRGLGVVFITHNPHHAFPVGNRFLLLKRGRSIGYYEKDQIHLDELTAQMAGGAELQELAHELEQIGGHTEELRTIRTDAT, encoded by the coding sequence ATGATCGCCTTCACCGGAAAACCACTGATCTCGCTCGCCGGCGTGGGCAAGCGCTACGGCAGCATCATCGCCCTGCGCGACGTGGACATGGACGTCGAGGCCGGAAAAGTGACCTGCGTCCTCGGCGACAACGGCGCCGGCAAGTCCACCCTCATCAAGATCATCGCCGGTCTGCACCGGCACGACGACGGCGATCTGCTGGTCGACGGCGAGTCCACCAGCTTCCACTCGCCGCGCGAGGCGCTCGACGCCGGCATCGCGACCGTCTACCAGGATCTCGCCGTGGTGCCGTTGATGCCAGTGTGGAGAAACTTCTTCCTCGGCTCAGAGCTGACGCGTCGCATCGGGCCGCTCAAACTGCTCGACGTGGAGCGGATGAAGGAGATCACCCGCAAAGAGCTCTCGGACATGGGAATCGACCTGCGGGACGTCGAGCAGCCGATCGGCACGCTCTCCGGCGGCGAGCGCCAGTGCGTGGCGATCGCCCGCGCGGTCTACTTCGGGGCCAAGGTCCTGATCCTGGACGAGCCGACCGCCGCTCTCGGTGTGAAACAGGCCGGCGTCGTGCTGCGCTACATTCTGCAGGCGCGGGACCGGGGCCTCGGCGTCGTCTTCATCACCCACAACCCGCATCACGCCTTCCCGGTGGGGAACCGGTTCCTGCTGCTCAAACGGGGCCGGTCGATCGGGTACTACGAGAAGGACCAGATCCATCTCGACGAGCTGACGGCCCAGATGGCCGGCGGCGCCGAGCTCCAGGAACTCGCCCACGAGCTCGAGCAGATCGGCGGACACACAGAGGAGCTCCGGACCATCCGGACGGATGCGACCTAG
- a CDS encoding inositol monophosphatase family protein codes for MPEQTSSPSPASVQESAHLRQSAEDAARGVGDLLRKAFRSGLSADTKRNHHDLVTEYDHASERRITEQLSAAVPDSRFRGEEGGVHGSGRVEWIIDPIDGTSNFAHGVAFFCVSIAAAVDGEVVAGVVYDPIASLMFAADADGAYLDGAPLRPVAAADERQGSVMTDFPSAEDIATDGSVCLEAFAELVTAYSTVRRKVSGALELAHVAAGWTDITLGFDTNPWDVAAGAFLVTQSGGTYRAFEYDDVTRPAHEAPTYLAHGPGADAATATAVVERIMAGRRAAGYRGKSR; via the coding sequence GTGCCTGAGCAGACTTCTTCTCCTTCGCCCGCCTCCGTCCAAGAATCCGCTCACCTCCGCCAGAGTGCAGAAGACGCCGCCCGCGGTGTCGGCGATCTGCTGCGCAAAGCCTTCCGGTCCGGCCTCTCAGCCGACACGAAGCGCAACCACCACGACCTCGTGACCGAGTATGACCACGCCAGCGAACGCCGCATCACCGAACAACTCTCCGCCGCAGTCCCGGACAGCCGGTTCCGGGGCGAGGAGGGCGGCGTGCACGGGTCCGGCCGCGTCGAGTGGATCATCGACCCGATCGACGGGACCAGCAACTTCGCGCACGGCGTCGCGTTCTTCTGCGTCTCGATCGCGGCCGCCGTCGACGGCGAGGTTGTCGCGGGCGTCGTCTACGACCCGATCGCGTCCCTCATGTTCGCCGCGGACGCCGACGGCGCGTACCTCGACGGCGCCCCGCTGCGCCCCGTCGCCGCGGCCGACGAGCGCCAGGGGTCGGTCATGACCGACTTCCCCTCCGCCGAGGACATCGCCACGGACGGCTCCGTGTGCCTCGAAGCGTTCGCCGAACTCGTCACCGCCTACTCGACCGTGCGCCGCAAGGTCTCGGGCGCACTCGAGCTCGCCCACGTGGCCGCCGGCTGGACCGACATCACGCTCGGGTTCGACACCAACCCCTGGGACGTCGCCGCCGGCGCGTTCCTCGTCACGCAGTCGGGTGGCACGTACCGCGCCTTCGAGTACGACGACGTCACCCGGCCCGCACACGAGGCCCCCACGTACCTGGCCCACGGGCCGGGCGCGGACGCGGCCACGGCGACCGCCGTCGTCGAGCGGATCATGGCCGGACGCAGAGCGGCGGGCTACCGGGGCAAATCCCGGTAA
- a CDS encoding VIT1/CCC1 transporter family protein, translating into MSHNAPPNDSGSLGRTPSAGDIRRWRRYLADERAEGAVYRTLAEKRSGEEKAILIGLAEAEQRHEEHWRRMLGEHADRPSSPSVRRTLLRFMARHFGSVFVLALAQRAEGNSPYVKDQDATRQMAADEMVHEEVVRALATAGRKRLSGNFRAAVFGANDGLVSNLALVMGIGATGVSTAVVLFSGIAGLLAGALSMAAGEFVSVRSQRELMSASRPTQVTLSAAPHLDLDHNELVLVYRARGMSQADAEHRAGERLGDFTCDCDPSLSFHPDGHQQTQQDEDDTIGSALGASTSSFLFFASGAVIPILPYLFGMSGVAAVALSVALVGVALLCTGAVVGLLSGASPGKRALRQLAIGWGAAAVTYVLGLAFGTSVA; encoded by the coding sequence ATGAGTCACAACGCGCCGCCGAACGATTCCGGCTCCCTCGGACGCACGCCCAGCGCCGGTGATATCCGGCGGTGGCGCCGCTACCTGGCCGACGAACGCGCCGAGGGCGCCGTCTACCGGACACTCGCCGAGAAGCGCAGCGGCGAAGAGAAAGCGATCCTGATCGGCCTGGCCGAGGCGGAGCAGCGCCACGAGGAACACTGGCGGCGCATGCTCGGCGAGCACGCCGACCGGCCGTCGAGCCCGTCCGTGCGCCGTACCCTGCTGCGGTTCATGGCGCGCCATTTCGGTTCGGTCTTCGTGCTGGCGCTCGCTCAGCGCGCCGAGGGCAACTCGCCGTACGTGAAGGACCAGGACGCCACCCGCCAGATGGCCGCTGACGAGATGGTGCACGAGGAGGTCGTGCGCGCGCTCGCCACGGCCGGGCGCAAGCGCCTCTCCGGCAACTTCAGGGCCGCGGTGTTCGGTGCGAACGACGGCCTCGTCTCCAACCTGGCCCTCGTCATGGGCATCGGCGCCACGGGCGTCTCCACCGCCGTCGTGCTGTTCTCCGGCATCGCCGGCCTGCTCGCCGGCGCCCTGTCGATGGCCGCCGGCGAGTTCGTCTCGGTCCGCTCCCAGCGCGAGCTCATGTCGGCCTCGCGGCCGACGCAGGTCACCCTGTCGGCGGCCCCGCACCTCGATCTCGACCACAACGAGCTCGTTCTGGTCTACCGGGCGCGCGGGATGTCGCAGGCCGACGCCGAGCACCGAGCCGGCGAGCGCCTCGGCGACTTCACGTGCGACTGCGACCCGTCGCTGTCATTCCACCCGGACGGGCACCAGCAGACGCAGCAGGACGAGGACGACACCATCGGCTCGGCGCTCGGCGCATCCACGTCGAGTTTCCTGTTCTTCGCCTCCGGTGCCGTCATCCCGATCCTGCCGTACCTCTTCGGGATGTCGGGCGTCGCCGCCGTCGCGCTCTCGGTGGCTCTCGTCGGCGTCGCCCTGCTGTGCACGGGCGCCGTCGTCGGGCTGCTCTCCGGCGCGTCGCCCGGCAAGCGTGCGCTGCGCCAGCTCGCGATCGGCTGGGGCGCGGCGGCCGTGACGTACGTCCTCGGCCTCGCGTTCGGCACGTCGGTCGCCTAG